In the Sulfurivermis fontis genome, CACGTTGATGGCGCCGGGGATGTGGCCGCCCTGGATGGAGTGGCGGATCACCTCGCCGGTGTACATGTCGTGCGGACGGGCATCGAGCAGCACCACCTTGGGATCGCGGCGCGACACCACGTCGTCATAGACGTCGGTCCATTCCACGTACAGCTTCTTGTCGGCGTCCTTCAGGGTGACGTTGCCGGGCTTGCGCTTGACCGGGTCGGTGGACAGTTCGTTGAAGGCGCTCCACTCGTTGGTGCCGCCTTCCAGCACCTTGACGTTCTTCATGTCGTAGCCGTACAGGGCGAGCAGATAGTACAGGCGCGAAGCCAGCGCGGTGCGCGAGTCGTCATAGATGACGATGAGGGAATCGTTGTTGATGCCCCAGCGGCGCAGGGTGGCCTGGAAGGCCGCTTTGGTGGGGAAGCGCATGATGGGCGAGCCGTGATTGTCACCCAGGTCCTTGAAGCGCTGCACTTGCACGGCGCCTGCGATATGGCCGACGGTGTAATAGCGGTGCGGGTGGT is a window encoding:
- a CDS encoding sulfurtransferase, which produces MRTLTKLLLALCLFTLTQAVLARDFLVDAAWLEEHINDPRTVVLEVRYHPHRYYTVGHIAGAVQVQRFKDLGDNHGSPIMRFPTKAAFQATLRRWGINNDSLIVIYDDSRTALASRLYYLLALYGYDMKNVKVLEGGTNEWSAFNELSTDPVKRKPGNVTLKDADKKLYVEWTDVYDDVVSRRDPKVVLLDARPHDMYTGEVIRHSIQGGHIPGAINVVSLDGTDAQSQKWHDAERLAAMYQSIPKDSTVYIYCHDGFRMGLAWMQLRSLGYKDVRLYNGGWSHWGNELTLPTVMGNEPYDADYAL